A segment of the Deltaproteobacteria bacterium genome:
TCGCGGCGGCCGCCGCCCAGGGCGGCAAGATCCACGTCCGCGGCGACCGCGCCAAGCCCGCCAGGGCCATCCGCGTCGGGGACCAGCTCCAGATTCGGCGCGGCCCCTATGAGTGGGTGGTTACGGTGAACGCACTATCGACGAGGCGCGGCCCCGCCAAGGAGGCCGCTCTGCTCTACGAGGAAACCGCGGAAAGCGTGCGCCGGCGCGAGGCCGCGCGCGTTCAGATCCAGGCCCAGGCCGCGCCCTTTCGCGAACGCGGCGGCCGGCCCACCAAGAAAGACCGCCGGGACTGGACCCGCCTCGCATCAGAGGAATAAGCCTCCCTATTCCAGCAGCAACGTGCGGATCATCGAGACGGCGTTGAGGCTCATGCGGGTGCGGTCGGGGCCGCCGCGGCCGCCGAGGTTGTAAGTGCGCGTGTGGAATTCGGTACCGTCGGTGACCGAGATGTAGGTCTGGCCCCGAGCGAGGTTGACGGCGGTGTCTCCAGGGTTCTCCACCGCGTGCAGCGCCAGGCCCAAGTCGCTGCCGGCCTGCTCCCGGACGGTCCAGGCCAGTTCCTCGGTGAGTTGCTCGGGCTGTTCCAGCAGGGCGCCGGCCTGATCGGGCCGCCGTGAATGCGCCAGCAGGCGGCGCGTGCCGCGCTCGCCGGGCGCCACCATGCCCTCCACGAAGTGCTCCTTGCTGGCCCGCTGCAGGCGGTCGGCCACGAGGCCCGCGGTCATGTCCTCGAAGACGGCCACGCTCCGGTCCTTCTCCCGGAGCAGCCGGCCCACCGCGTCCTCCATGGTCTCGTCGTCCACGGCGAAGATGTGGGTGGTGAGAAGCTCGCGCACCCGCGCCTCCACCGGCGCGATGAGCTCCATGGCCTGCTCGCGGCTCGACGCCTTGGCGGTGATGCGCACGTCCACCTGTCCGGGGTGGGCCAGGACCCCCACGGTGGGGTTGCTGGAGTTGGCGATGAGGTGGCCGATCTCGTGGTCCACCGAGCTTTCGCCCATGTCGGTGACCTTGAGCACCCGGTAGGCGATGGTCTCCGACAGGTTCCACTTGGCCCGGGCGTAAGGGGTCAACTCGTTCTCGAAGAGCCACTTCATCTCGTGCGGCACCCCCGGCAGCGCATAGACGATGCCCTTCTCGTGCTCAACGATGAACGAGGGCGCGGTGCCGTTGGGATTCTCCACCGGGATGGCGCCCTCGGGGATGTCCGCCTGCCGCTCGTTGTTGGGGGTCATGATCATGCCGCGACGGCGGAAGCGCGTGTCGATCTGCTCCAGCAGGCCCGGGTCGCGCACCAGCTTGCGGCCGCACACCTCGGCGATGATCTCCCGGGTGAGGTCGTCCTGGGTGGGGCCGAGGCCACCGCTGGTGATGACGAAGTCCGCCCGGTCCAGCGCCCGCCCGATGACATCCTTCATACGCCCCGGGTTGTCGCCCACGATGGTCTTGAAGAAGAGGTTGACCCCGAGGTCCGACAGGCGCTGGGCCATCCACGCGGAATTGGTATCCACGATCTGACCCAGCAGCAGCTCCGATCCGATGGCGACGATTTCAGCGTTGGGCACGATGTACTCCTGTTCCGTGTTCGTTGAGCGCTGTTCCGTGTTCGTTGAGGACTTACGTGCCAGAAGCCGGCACGGGTTGGCAAGGGGCGCCGACGCCGCGGTTCCGTCATTCCCGCGGAACAGGCCGTGTCAAGACGTCGCCCGGACAAGAATCGGCACCAACCCCCCGAGTCGTCATTCCCGCGGAAGCGGGAATCCAGGGGTGGGGTTCGATACGCCGTGTTTCGTGATTCCGGAGCCCGGTCGGCTCTACTCACCACTGGGCGCGGGCACGGCCTCGGCGGGGACCTTGTCGGACACCCGCCGGCGCCGTACCCGCGCCAGCACGTCCAGCCACAGGGAATAGAGCGTGGGCGTGAGCACCAGCGTGAACAGGGTGGAGACGGCCAGGCCGCCGAGCACGGCGGAGCCGAGGCCGCGGTAGAGCTCGGAGCCGGCGCCGCGGGACAGCACCAGGGGCAGCATGCCGAACACGGTGGTGGCGGTGGTCATGAAGATGGGGCGGATACGCGTGCGCACGCTGGCCAGCAGGGCCGCCTGGGGCTCTTCCCCGGCGCGGATGAAGTTGAGGGTCTGGTGCACGATGAGGATGGCGTTGTTCACCACGATGCCGGTCAGGATGATGAACCCCAGCATGGTGACGGTGTCCATCTTGATGGTGGGCTCGGCGGCGTGCCCGAGGCTCACGGCGAGGACACCGCCGGTGGCCGCCAGGGGCACGCTGAACATGATGATCAGTGGATAGCTCCAGGATTCGAACAGCGAGCACATCACCAGGTAGACCACCACCACGGCGAGCAGGAACGTCCACTTGAAGGCGTCCCAGGTCTCCGCCAGCTTCTGCGCCTGGCCGCTGACGCCGATGGAGTAGCCCAGCGGCAGGGTGCGCCGCACCTCGCCCACCGCGCCTTGCTCCACCACCCGCACGGCTTCCTCCAGCGGCAGCGCGTGGTGCATGTTCACGTTCAGCTTGATGGCGCGGTCGAGATCCACGTGCTCGACCTTGGTGGGACCGTCGCCGGGGCGGATCTCCGCGATGTCCGAGAGCTGCACCAGCCGGCCCGCGCCGCCGGAGAGCATGAGCGCGCCCAGGTCCTGGGTATGGGCCATCTCGGCCCGCGATCCCTTGAGGATGATGTCGACCTCCCTGCCACGTTCGCGGAACCGCCCGGCGCGGGTGCCCTCCACCGCGGTCTCGATGACGTCGCCCACGTCGGAGGCGCGCAGTCCCAGGGCCGAGACCCGGTCCCGGTCCAGCAGCACGCGGATCTCGGGGTTGCCCCACTCGAAGGACGAGTTGACGAAGTTCACTCCGTCCACCCCGCGAATGCTCCCTTCGAGGCCCGCGGCGATGTTCCGAATGGCCTGGAGGTCGTCGCCCTTGATGTCGAGCGCCACGTTGTTGCCGCCGATGAAGCCACCCCGCTGGCGGAAGAGGGCCGCTTGGGTGACGAAAA
Coding sequences within it:
- a CDS encoding S4 domain-containing protein yields the protein MTQAESVRLDQWLWAARFFKTRSLAAAAAQGGKIHVRGDRAKPARAIRVGDQLQIRRGPYEWVVTVNALSTRRGPAKEAALLYEETAESVRRREAARVQIQAQAAPFRERGGRPTKKDRRDWTRLASEE
- a CDS encoding CinA family nicotinamide mononucleotide deamidase-related protein, encoding MPNAEIVAIGSELLLGQIVDTNSAWMAQRLSDLGVNLFFKTIVGDNPGRMKDVIGRALDRADFVITSGGLGPTQDDLTREIIAEVCGRKLVRDPGLLEQIDTRFRRRGMIMTPNNERQADIPEGAIPVENPNGTAPSFIVEHEKGIVYALPGVPHEMKWLFENELTPYARAKWNLSETIAYRVLKVTDMGESSVDHEIGHLIANSSNPTVGVLAHPGQVDVRITAKASSREQAMELIAPVEARVRELLTTHIFAVDDETMEDAVGRLLREKDRSVAVFEDMTAGLVADRLQRASKEHFVEGMVAPGERGTRRLLAHSRRPDQAGALLEQPEQLTEELAWTVREQAGSDLGLALHAVENPGDTAVNLARGQTYISVTDGTEFHTRTYNLGGRGGPDRTRMSLNAVSMIRTLLLE